The following coding sequences are from one Gemmatimonadota bacterium window:
- a CDS encoding M20/M25/M40 family metallo-hydrolase — MHRSSIRLAALAALVPALLTAQSPKQITEAGKLITPAKVLQRISVIADDSMGGRNTPSTGLEKTAQYLADSYKAWGLKPAGDNGTYFQRYPMVKKRIDPAASYFEANEAGAVTRYPFGAMVYGTGATAAPVTANVVIVAGTVAPADIEASTLLKGAVVVLVVDNAKAVAWNNVNRAVSAKQPAAIVQLSNADAASFAARRTAASTGRFTVETSNPRPVIPTIVIHDSAFNATGGPNRPDWNEMRQSPGPVFLPAPAEISVTVNLKEEVQERVMVPNVVAMVEGSDPKLKAEYVVFSSHMDHVGTAGDGIGGCTALTRPDGSIDSICNGADDDASGTTGLLMVAEAWGKLKVKPKRSMVILNVSGEEKGLLGSAWYADHPTIPAAQIVANVNMDMIGRNATDSIVVIGKEHSDLGVTLAGVQKAHPELKLVAADDIWPEQSFYSRSDHFNFARKGVPVLFFFNGTHPQYHRPNDEVPLIDTSKLARVAQLGFYFGVNIANTVARPKWNPDSYQLIVVEQKTPPATKRPTP; from the coding sequence ATGCACCGTTCGTCGATCCGTCTGGCCGCGCTCGCGGCGCTGGTCCCCGCCCTGCTCACGGCGCAGTCGCCCAAGCAGATCACCGAAGCGGGGAAGTTGATCACCCCGGCCAAGGTGCTGCAGCGCATCTCGGTGATCGCCGATGACTCGATGGGCGGCCGCAACACGCCGAGCACCGGCCTGGAGAAGACGGCGCAGTACCTCGCCGACAGCTACAAGGCGTGGGGGCTCAAGCCCGCCGGCGACAACGGCACCTACTTCCAGCGCTATCCGATGGTGAAGAAGCGGATCGATCCGGCGGCCTCGTACTTCGAGGCCAACGAAGCCGGCGCCGTCACGCGCTACCCCTTCGGCGCGATGGTGTACGGAACGGGCGCGACCGCCGCACCGGTCACCGCGAATGTGGTGATCGTTGCCGGTACGGTGGCGCCGGCCGACATCGAGGCGTCGACGCTGCTGAAGGGCGCCGTGGTCGTCCTGGTGGTGGACAACGCCAAGGCCGTCGCGTGGAACAACGTGAACCGCGCCGTCTCGGCGAAGCAGCCGGCGGCCATCGTGCAACTGTCCAACGCGGACGCTGCTTCATTCGCCGCCCGTCGCACGGCCGCGAGCACCGGGCGCTTCACCGTCGAGACCAGCAATCCCCGCCCCGTCATCCCGACGATCGTGATCCACGACTCCGCCTTCAACGCCACCGGGGGCCCCAATCGCCCTGACTGGAACGAGATGCGTCAGTCGCCCGGGCCGGTGTTCCTTCCGGCGCCGGCCGAAATTTCCGTGACGGTCAACCTGAAGGAAGAGGTCCAGGAACGCGTCATGGTGCCGAACGTCGTCGCCATGGTCGAAGGGTCGGACCCGAAGTTGAAGGCGGAGTACGTGGTCTTCTCGAGCCACATGGACCACGTTGGCACGGCGGGCGACGGTATCGGCGGCTGCACCGCGCTCACGCGTCCCGACGGCAGCATCGACAGCATCTGCAACGGCGCCGACGACGATGCCTCCGGCACCACCGGCCTGCTGATGGTTGCGGAGGCCTGGGGCAAGCTGAAGGTGAAGCCGAAGCGCTCGATGGTCATCCTGAACGTTTCGGGTGAGGAGAAGGGGCTGCTCGGCTCGGCGTGGTACGCCGACCATCCGACCATCCCGGCTGCGCAGATCGTGGCCAACGTCAACATGGACATGATCGGCCGCAACGCCACCGACTCGATCGTCGTGATCGGCAAGGAGCACTCCGACCTCGGCGTGACGCTCGCGGGCGTGCAGAAGGCGCATCCGGAGCTCAAGCTCGTGGCCGCCGACGACATCTGGCCCGAGCAGTCGTTCTACAGCCGCTCGGACCACTTCAACTTCGCGCGGAAGGGCGTGCCGGTCCTCTTCTTCTTCAACGGGACGCACCCGCAGTATCACCGCCCGAACGACGAAGTGCCGCTGATCGACACCAGCAAGCTCGCCCGCGTGGCGCAGCTCGGCTTTTACTTCGGCGTCAACATCGCCAACACCGTGGCGCGCCCGAAGTGGAACCCCGACTCGTACCAGCTGATCGTCGTCGAGCAGAAGACCCCGCCGGCCACGAAGCGCCCCACGCCGTGA
- a CDS encoding DUF58 domain-containing protein — protein sequence MMPPAGTLRAPRPDLLQPAEVARLGGLEVVTEGIVEGFLAGLHRSPRRGFSVEFAEHRQYQPGDDPRYVDWKLLGRTDRLYLKQFEEETNLRAMLVVDASASMAWRGDPQRLTKLDYATRLAAALAMVLLRQRDATGLVTFDETVRTMLPARVRAGQWPMLATALAATGPGQGTAAAVALTQVVGALRRRGMVVLISDLLLDRDLTLKALRFLRHRGHQVLVLHVADPAELDLARGDETRFRDPESGKAVTLAPSDWGDAYRETVRGVVRAWGTACRAAGVRYALVPTDLPFGPALQRALTA from the coding sequence ATGATGCCTCCCGCCGGTACGTTGCGCGCTCCCCGCCCTGATCTCCTGCAGCCTGCCGAGGTGGCCCGCCTCGGTGGGCTCGAAGTCGTCACGGAAGGGATCGTCGAGGGGTTCCTCGCGGGATTGCACCGCTCGCCGCGGCGGGGCTTCTCGGTCGAATTCGCCGAACATCGTCAATACCAGCCGGGCGACGACCCGCGGTACGTCGACTGGAAGCTGCTCGGCCGAACCGATCGCCTCTACCTCAAGCAATTCGAAGAAGAGACCAATCTCCGCGCGATGCTGGTCGTCGATGCCTCCGCCTCGATGGCGTGGCGCGGCGACCCGCAGCGATTGACCAAGCTCGACTACGCCACGCGACTCGCGGCGGCACTCGCGATGGTGTTGCTGCGGCAACGCGATGCGACCGGACTGGTGACCTTCGACGAGACGGTGCGCACCATGTTGCCGGCGCGCGTGCGCGCGGGGCAGTGGCCGATGCTCGCGACCGCGCTCGCTGCGACGGGCCCGGGGCAGGGGACGGCGGCGGCCGTCGCGCTCACGCAAGTCGTCGGTGCGCTGCGCCGTCGCGGGATGGTGGTGCTGATCTCTGATTTGTTGCTCGATCGTGATCTCACGCTCAAGGCGCTGCGTTTCCTGCGGCATCGCGGCCATCAGGTGCTGGTGCTGCACGTGGCCGATCCGGCGGAGCTCGATCTTGCGCGCGGCGACGAGACCCGCTTTCGCGATCCGGAGAGCGGCAAGGCCGTGACGCTGGCGCCAAGTGACTGGGGCGACGCCTATCGCGAAACGGTGCGTGGCGTGGTGCGCGCGTGGGGTACCGCCTGTCGTGCGGCTGGCGTGCGGTATGCCCTGGTGCCGACGGACCTTCCCTTCGGCCCCGCGCTGCAGCGCGCGCTCACGGCATGA
- the mfd gene encoding transcription-repair coupling factor, protein MSLRPILDAFDRCATVRALAERLPARGKAVRLGGLPGSSGAVLATWLTERVGAGRLVVIMATTPSDAERWVTDLTALTGAGVALYPQREALGEDEPHYEIAGERIETLASLLRGELGVLVTTARASAERTAVPAALAAMRLQLVQGATEPMGTLVASLEAMGYRRVPTVAEVAEFSVRGGIVDLYGFGMASPARLEWWGDEIASLRAFDLTTQRSGAELPDLTVLPISSAAMRNPAFDTGPVERKSLLDLLPSDALLIEDASHPDEEEVERAWREAEHHLEIARRLGEETPPRSDLFLDPAAWKTRRESFARLLLRDDPADVQLGFFPPERVDRDLGRLRGLLGHGTPTLILCDNEGQRERLDELLEENGFRPSGCTLVVGALDGGFVMPTLRVLTDHEIFRRARRLRRTRRYRQAAPNTVTGALSLGDYVVHLEHGIGVYRGIQTLTVDGGMIEVAILEYEGGDRLNVPLYRLDQVERYRAAGDDGDRPPPKIHRLGGTIWKKVREKTRHAIQAMAADLLDLYARRTVHAGYPAPPDTRWQRELESSFLYEDTPDQRKATEDIKRDMERPLPMDRLLVGDVGYGKTEVAVRAAFKAVQGGKQVAVLVPTTILAEQHFRTFADRLADYPVTVEALSRFRTAKEQKETVLKLAEGGLDIVIGTHRLLSKDVLFKDLGLLIVDEEHRFGVKHKERLKQLRLAVDVLTLTATPIPRTLHLSLAGLRDMTVIETPPRDRSPILTFVEPWDDGLLEEAMARELDRGGQVFVVHNRIETIETIAARIRALAPRATVAVGHGQMAADELEDVMQQFVVGKVDILVSTMIVESGLDVPNANTMIVHDAHRFGLAQLYQLRGRVGRSHRRAYCYLVVPDTIDSSAEERLKVLEHHTDLGAGYRIALKDLELRGAGNLLGSEQSGHAHAVGFDLYMRWLEETVTAMRGRGGGDAPQPPDVVLDVPAHLPDAFIPDDETKLDLYRRLARASAPGDIDELRAELRERFGPLPPEADALLDMGRLRAIGAVLGLQHVLVRGDEARLTFRQGATPRMAGLTQALDDVQLAAEVRRTVPLSLRLVRLGGEGLVPSLVRALRQVAV, encoded by the coding sequence ATGTCGCTTCGTCCGATCCTCGATGCCTTTGACCGCTGCGCCACGGTTCGTGCCTTGGCGGAGCGGCTTCCTGCGCGCGGCAAAGCTGTCCGTCTCGGTGGCCTCCCCGGCTCCAGCGGCGCGGTGCTCGCGACGTGGCTGACGGAGCGCGTCGGCGCCGGTCGCCTCGTCGTGATCATGGCGACGACTCCCTCCGATGCCGAACGCTGGGTCACTGACCTCACGGCACTGACCGGCGCCGGTGTGGCGCTCTACCCGCAGCGCGAAGCGCTCGGTGAGGACGAGCCCCACTACGAAATCGCCGGCGAACGGATCGAGACGCTCGCCTCGCTGCTCCGCGGCGAGCTGGGTGTCCTGGTCACGACGGCGCGCGCGTCGGCCGAGCGGACCGCCGTGCCCGCCGCGCTCGCAGCGATGCGCCTGCAGTTGGTGCAGGGCGCCACGGAACCGATGGGGACGCTGGTCGCCTCGCTGGAAGCGATGGGGTATCGGCGGGTGCCGACGGTCGCCGAGGTGGCGGAGTTCTCGGTGCGCGGCGGCATCGTCGACCTCTACGGCTTCGGGATGGCGTCACCTGCCCGCCTCGAGTGGTGGGGCGACGAGATCGCCTCGCTCCGCGCGTTCGACCTGACCACCCAGCGCTCCGGCGCCGAGTTGCCCGACCTCACCGTGTTGCCGATCTCGTCGGCCGCGATGCGGAATCCGGCGTTCGACACGGGGCCGGTCGAACGGAAGTCGCTGCTCGACCTGCTCCCCTCTGACGCGCTGCTCATCGAGGATGCCTCGCACCCGGACGAGGAAGAGGTCGAGCGCGCCTGGCGCGAGGCGGAGCATCACCTGGAGATCGCGCGGCGCCTCGGCGAGGAGACGCCGCCGCGGAGCGACCTCTTCCTCGATCCGGCCGCCTGGAAGACGCGACGCGAGTCGTTCGCCCGGTTGCTCCTCCGCGATGATCCCGCCGATGTGCAGCTCGGCTTCTTCCCGCCGGAGCGCGTCGATCGCGATCTCGGGCGGTTGCGCGGCCTGCTCGGCCACGGCACGCCGACGCTGATCCTCTGCGACAACGAAGGGCAGCGCGAACGACTCGACGAACTCCTCGAGGAGAACGGCTTCCGTCCGTCAGGATGTACGCTGGTGGTCGGCGCCCTCGATGGCGGCTTCGTGATGCCGACGCTGCGAGTGCTGACCGACCACGAGATCTTCCGCCGCGCCCGTCGACTACGCCGTACGCGCCGCTACCGGCAGGCGGCGCCGAATACCGTCACCGGGGCACTCTCGCTCGGCGACTACGTGGTGCACCTCGAGCACGGCATCGGCGTCTATCGCGGCATTCAGACGCTCACGGTCGATGGCGGGATGATCGAGGTCGCGATCCTCGAGTACGAAGGCGGCGACCGCCTCAACGTGCCGCTGTATCGACTCGACCAGGTGGAACGCTACCGCGCGGCCGGCGACGACGGCGACCGTCCACCACCGAAGATCCATCGCCTCGGTGGCACGATCTGGAAGAAGGTGCGCGAGAAGACGCGCCACGCGATTCAGGCGATGGCCGCCGACCTGCTCGACCTCTACGCCCGCCGCACGGTGCACGCCGGCTATCCGGCGCCGCCGGACACCCGCTGGCAACGGGAGCTCGAGTCCTCCTTCCTGTACGAGGACACGCCCGACCAGCGGAAGGCCACCGAGGACATCAAGCGCGACATGGAGCGGCCGCTCCCGATGGACCGGCTGCTGGTGGGCGACGTCGGCTACGGCAAGACGGAAGTCGCGGTGCGCGCCGCGTTCAAGGCGGTGCAGGGCGGCAAGCAGGTCGCCGTGCTGGTCCCCACCACCATTCTCGCCGAACAGCATTTCCGGACCTTCGCCGATCGTCTCGCCGACTATCCCGTCACCGTCGAGGCGCTGTCGCGCTTTCGCACCGCCAAGGAACAGAAGGAGACGGTGCTCAAGCTGGCCGAAGGCGGGCTCGACATCGTGATCGGCACGCACCGCTTGCTGTCGAAGGATGTGCTCTTCAAGGACCTCGGCTTGTTGATCGTCGACGAGGAGCATCGCTTCGGCGTCAAGCACAAGGAGCGGCTCAAGCAGCTGCGGCTCGCCGTCGACGTGCTCACCCTCACCGCGACACCGATTCCGCGGACGCTGCACCTCTCGCTCGCCGGCCTGCGCGACATGACGGTGATCGAGACGCCGCCGCGCGACCGCTCGCCGATCCTGACCTTCGTCGAGCCCTGGGACGACGGGCTGCTCGAAGAGGCGATGGCGCGCGAGCTGGACCGTGGCGGGCAGGTCTTCGTGGTGCACAACCGGATCGAGACGATCGAGACGATCGCCGCCCGCATCCGGGCGCTGGCCCCTCGGGCGACGGTGGCGGTCGGCCACGGCCAGATGGCGGCCGACGAGCTCGAAGACGTGATGCAGCAGTTCGTGGTGGGGAAGGTGGACATCCTCGTCTCCACGATGATCGTCGAGTCGGGGCTGGACGTGCCGAACGCCAACACGATGATCGTCCACGACGCCCATCGTTTCGGATTGGCACAACTGTACCAGCTTCGTGGGCGGGTCGGCCGGTCGCACCGCCGGGCGTACTGCTACCTGGTGGTGCCGGACACGATCGATTCCTCGGCCGAGGAACGATTGAAGGTGCTGGAGCATCATACCGATCTGGGGGCTGGCTACCGGATCGCCCTGAAGGACCTGGAGCTGCGCGGGGCGGGCAATCTCCTGGGGTCCGAGCAGTCCGGGCATGCGCACGCCGTCGGCTTCGACCTCTACATGCGCTGGCTCGAGGAAACGGTCACCGCCATGCGGGGGCGGGGTGGGGGCGACGCGCCCCAGCCGCCGGACGTGGTCCTGGACGTCCCGGCGCACCTCCCGGACGCCTTTATCCCGGACGACGAGACCAAGCTGGACCTCTATCGCCGACTGGCGCGGGCGTCGGCACCGGGCGACATTGATGAGTTGCGGGCGGAACTGCGCGAGCGGTTCGGCCCTCTCCCCCCCGAGGCCGATGCGCTGCTCGACATGGGCCGGTTGCGGGCCATCGGCGCGGTGCTGGGGCTCCAGCACGTGCTGGTCCGCGGGGATGAAGCTCGACTCACCTTCCGGCAGGGGGCGACCCCGCGGATGGCCGGGCTTACGCAGGCGCTGGACGATGTCCAGCTGGCCGCCGAGGTGCGCCGCACGGTGCCCCTGTCGTTGCGGCTTGTTCGGCTCGGCGGGGAGGGGTTGGTGCCCTCCCTCGTCCGCGCTTTGCGTCAGGTGGCGGTGTAA
- the lepA gene encoding elongation factor 4 produces the protein MDQSHIRNFCIVAHIDHGKSTLADRLIELTGTVSKREMREQLTDTMDLERERGITIKLNAVRMMYDAADGAEYALNLIDTPGHVDFTYEVSRSLAACEGAILVVDASQGIQAQTLSNLFLALDAGLEIIPVLNKIDLPGAEPEKRAQEIMALIGSKREEILAVSAKDGTGVPALLEAIVARIPRPRGDTAAPFRALIFDSYYDRYRGAIPSIRVVDGELRGGMKIAFGAHPDDVYEIDSVGHLALGQRTAPVLQAGEVGYFIANLRNVRDARVGDTVLDATRKASELLAGYREVRSMVFAGVYPADAAQYEDLRDALEKLCLNDASLQYEPESSTALGFGFRCGFLGLLHLEIVQERLEREFNLDLITTVPTVEYHVFKTDGDMVAVENPSDLPDVANISRIEEPYVKARIMAPTEYIGGIMKLGQERRGDYHGMTYLDTARVEFSFSFPLGEIVLDFYDKLKSISRGYASLDYEMDGFRASPLVRLDMLINGDPIDAFSVIIHKDKAYEWGRKLAEKLKELIPRQLFAVAIQAAIGQKVVARETISPMRKDVLAKCYGGDITRKRKLLEKQKEGKKRMKQVGSVEIPQEAFLAVLQVE, from the coding sequence ATGGACCAGTCTCATATCCGCAATTTCTGCATCGTCGCCCACATCGACCACGGCAAGTCCACGCTGGCGGACCGGCTGATCGAACTCACGGGCACCGTCTCGAAGCGGGAGATGCGCGAGCAGCTCACCGACACGATGGACCTCGAGCGCGAGCGCGGGATCACCATCAAGCTCAACGCCGTGCGGATGATGTACGACGCCGCCGACGGGGCGGAGTACGCCCTGAACCTGATCGATACCCCGGGCCACGTCGACTTCACGTACGAGGTGTCGCGGTCGCTGGCGGCCTGCGAAGGCGCGATCCTCGTCGTCGACGCCTCGCAGGGGATCCAGGCGCAGACGCTCTCCAATCTCTTCCTCGCGCTCGACGCGGGGCTCGAGATCATTCCGGTGCTGAACAAGATCGACCTTCCGGGTGCCGAGCCGGAGAAGCGCGCCCAGGAGATCATGGCGCTGATCGGGTCGAAGCGTGAGGAGATCCTCGCGGTGTCAGCCAAGGACGGCACCGGCGTGCCCGCGCTGCTCGAGGCGATCGTCGCGCGCATTCCGCGGCCGCGTGGCGACACCGCCGCGCCGTTCCGCGCGCTGATCTTCGATTCGTACTACGACCGCTACCGCGGCGCGATCCCCTCGATCCGCGTGGTCGACGGCGAACTCCGCGGCGGGATGAAGATCGCCTTCGGCGCGCACCCCGACGACGTCTACGAGATCGACTCGGTCGGCCACTTGGCCCTCGGGCAGCGCACCGCGCCGGTGCTGCAGGCGGGCGAGGTCGGCTATTTCATCGCGAACCTGCGCAATGTCCGCGATGCCCGCGTCGGCGACACCGTGCTCGATGCGACGCGCAAGGCCTCCGAGCTGCTGGCAGGCTATCGCGAGGTCCGCTCGATGGTCTTCGCCGGCGTCTACCCCGCCGATGCCGCCCAGTACGAGGATCTCCGCGACGCGCTCGAGAAGCTCTGCCTCAATGACGCCTCGCTGCAATACGAGCCCGAAAGCTCGACCGCCCTCGGCTTCGGCTTCCGCTGCGGCTTTCTCGGCCTGCTCCACCTGGAGATCGTCCAGGAGCGTCTCGAGCGGGAGTTCAATCTCGACCTGATCACCACGGTCCCGACGGTGGAGTACCACGTCTTCAAGACCGACGGTGACATGGTCGCGGTCGAGAATCCGAGCGATCTCCCTGACGTGGCCAACATCAGCCGCATCGAGGAGCCGTACGTGAAGGCGCGCATCATGGCGCCGACCGAGTACATCGGCGGCATCATGAAGCTGGGCCAGGAGCGGCGCGGCGACTATCACGGCATGACCTATCTCGACACCGCGCGGGTGGAGTTCTCCTTCTCCTTCCCGCTCGGCGAGATCGTGCTCGACTTCTACGACAAGCTGAAGTCGATCTCGCGCGGGTATGCCTCGCTCGACTACGAGATGGACGGCTTCCGCGCCTCGCCGCTGGTGCGGCTCGACATGCTCATCAACGGCGACCCGATCGACGCCTTCTCGGTGATCATCCACAAGGACAAGGCGTACGAGTGGGGCCGCAAGCTCGCCGAGAAGCTGAAGGAGCTGATCCCGCGGCAGCTCTTCGCTGTCGCGATCCAGGCGGCGATCGGGCAGAAGGTCGTGGCCCGCGAGACGATCTCGCCGATGCGGAAGGACGTCCTCGCGAAGTGCTACGGTGGCGACATCACCCGGAAGCGGAAGCTCCTCGAGAAGCAGAAGGAGGGGAAGAAGCGGATGAAGCAGGTCGGCAGCGTGGAGATCCCGCAGGAAGCCTTCCTCGCGGTCCTTCAGGTCGAGTAG
- a CDS encoding DMT family transporter, which yields MATPRLSPSAGMLLVTLFWGGNFTATKLAFAEIEPLAFTALRFLLATVVLWGILRLVEPAPAPLPRGAATKLIWLGVVGNTLYQLCFIEGLARTSATKSSLILAGMPAIVILATWLLGIETTTVRQRLAVLLATIGVVIVVTARGGTLGEGFTAGDGMLLGAIVTWAAYTLLLRHWRIPISSLRLTAWTMYTGTPGLVLLGIPQLLRTDWARVSWAGWGGILYAALLSLVAAYILWNRGVAKLGAARTVVFNCLVPLVATAIAIVGLGERPGLIHLAGGALIVTGVLMTRQGGVPAEG from the coding sequence ATGGCCACCCCCCGCCTCTCCCCCTCCGCCGGCATGCTCCTGGTGACCCTCTTCTGGGGGGGGAACTTCACGGCCACGAAGCTGGCGTTCGCCGAGATCGAGCCGCTGGCGTTCACGGCGCTGCGGTTCCTGCTGGCGACGGTGGTGCTCTGGGGCATTCTCCGCCTGGTCGAACCCGCCCCGGCGCCGCTCCCGCGCGGGGCGGCGACGAAGCTGATCTGGCTCGGCGTGGTCGGGAACACCCTGTATCAGCTCTGCTTCATCGAGGGGCTGGCGCGCACCTCCGCCACCAAGAGCTCGCTGATTCTCGCCGGGATGCCGGCGATCGTGATCCTCGCGACCTGGCTCCTGGGGATCGAGACCACCACCGTCCGCCAGCGCCTCGCGGTCCTCCTGGCGACGATCGGTGTGGTGATCGTCGTGACCGCGCGCGGCGGCACCCTCGGCGAAGGCTTCACCGCCGGCGACGGGATGCTGCTCGGCGCCATCGTCACCTGGGCCGCATACACCCTGCTGCTCCGGCATTGGCGGATCCCGATCTCGTCCCTGCGCCTGACCGCCTGGACGATGTACACCGGCACGCCGGGGCTGGTGCTCCTCGGCATCCCGCAGCTGCTCCGTACCGATTGGGCCCGCGTCTCGTGGGCCGGGTGGGGCGGCATCCTCTACGCGGCGCTGCTCTCGCTGGTCGCCGCCTACATCCTCTGGAACCGCGGCGTCGCCAAGCTCGGCGCCGCGCGCACGGTGGTCTTCAATTGCCTGGTGCCGCTCGTCGCCACCGCCATCGCCATCGTCGGCCTCGGCGAACGCCCCGGCCTGATCCACCTGGCCGGCGGCGCCTTGATTGTGACGGGGGTGCTGATGACGAGGCAGGGCGGGGTGCCGGCGGAGGGATGA
- a CDS encoding carboxymuconolactone decarboxylase family protein produces MNDVILGAGNLTINRFFALDNRAYEAGALGTKQKEMLGLVASMVLRCDDCITYHVVRCHEEGVTREEFLEIFSVGLVVGGSIVIPHLRRAMEKLEALS; encoded by the coding sequence ATGAACGACGTCATCCTCGGCGCCGGAAACCTGACCATCAACCGCTTCTTCGCGCTCGACAATCGCGCGTACGAAGCGGGCGCCCTGGGGACGAAGCAGAAGGAGATGCTCGGCCTCGTGGCGTCGATGGTCCTCCGCTGCGACGACTGCATCACCTACCACGTGGTCCGCTGCCACGAAGAAGGCGTCACGCGGGAGGAGTTCCTCGAGATCTTTTCGGTGGGATTGGTCGTCGGCGGGAGCATCGTGATTCCGCACCTGCGACGGGCGATGGAGAAGCTTGAAGCATTGTCGTAG
- a CDS encoding VWA domain-containing protein, which produces MIGFAAPWFLLALPAAALPILLHLVRRHEPPEVAFPAVQYLADATRDHRRRAELRHLLLLITRTLLILAIVLAAAGMRLTRGAFGSHAPSALVLVVDNSASSGVVVDGEPLLTALRAAAAAVLDRATPTDRLWLRTATGPAIPGSPAQLRERLAALRPTASRLDLGAAVREARELVARSERPGEVVVVSDLQKNAVTADVGDVPVLVLRPETDAPHNRRLATLAASAQPWGPDGGVVTLSVSGSDTAAVPLAFTVGNRAPRDLLVVPGVPVSERVVGVATGWSTVRAALPPDEFRADDERTASLRVAPPASVRWTAGDRFLDAALAVLVADRRVTVGGGVVVGELGAGPSVVLPPADLAMLGALNRRLAARGAAWRYGGTVQGEERSDSGTLLPGREGITRRVRIEPAAPGGEVLATVGGEPWVVRSGDLLLLGSRLDPSWTTLPLGTAFVPFLDALLSRAIRGEFLLPDAVAGVPIRVPDRVTAVTRAGRLERVEGGAFWSPEMAGVYHLLVGEDTLGAVSVVLDPRESDLARAVDGSVRSLWGSTTVSGLTDGPSRAFAAGGRGDLRGALLLLALLCVCAEVGLASRAGQRN; this is translated from the coding sequence ATGATCGGTTTCGCGGCGCCATGGTTCCTGCTGGCGCTCCCCGCCGCGGCCCTCCCGATCCTTCTGCATCTGGTCCGGCGGCACGAGCCGCCCGAAGTCGCGTTCCCCGCAGTCCAGTACCTGGCCGACGCCACCCGCGATCATCGCCGCCGCGCCGAGTTGCGTCACCTCCTGCTACTGATCACGCGGACGCTGCTCATCCTCGCGATCGTCCTCGCAGCGGCGGGAATGCGACTCACCCGCGGCGCCTTCGGGAGTCACGCACCCAGCGCGCTGGTGCTGGTGGTCGACAACTCGGCGAGCAGTGGCGTCGTGGTCGATGGTGAACCGCTGCTGACTGCGTTGCGCGCCGCCGCCGCTGCCGTCCTCGATCGGGCCACGCCGACGGATCGTCTCTGGCTGCGCACCGCCACCGGCCCGGCGATCCCCGGCTCTCCGGCGCAACTGCGCGAACGCCTCGCCGCGTTGCGCCCGACCGCGAGCCGCCTCGATCTCGGTGCCGCGGTGCGTGAGGCGCGCGAGTTGGTGGCACGCTCCGAGCGGCCGGGCGAGGTCGTGGTGGTCAGCGACCTGCAAAAGAACGCGGTGACGGCCGACGTCGGCGATGTCCCGGTGCTCGTGCTGCGTCCGGAAACCGACGCGCCGCACAATCGTCGCCTCGCCACCCTCGCGGCGAGTGCCCAGCCGTGGGGTCCCGATGGCGGCGTCGTCACGCTCTCGGTGAGCGGGAGCGACACCGCCGCGGTGCCGCTGGCGTTCACGGTCGGCAACCGCGCCCCACGCGACCTCCTGGTGGTGCCGGGCGTGCCCGTGTCGGAGCGCGTGGTGGGCGTGGCGACCGGCTGGAGCACGGTGCGTGCGGCGTTGCCGCCGGATGAATTCCGCGCCGACGACGAGCGCACGGCGTCGCTCCGCGTGGCACCGCCCGCATCGGTGCGGTGGACGGCTGGCGATCGCTTCCTCGATGCAGCACTCGCGGTGCTGGTTGCCGATCGACGAGTGACCGTCGGGGGCGGCGTGGTCGTCGGTGAGCTCGGGGCGGGACCAAGTGTGGTGCTCCCCCCTGCCGATCTCGCGATGCTCGGCGCACTGAATCGTCGCCTTGCCGCCCGCGGTGCCGCGTGGCGCTACGGCGGGACGGTGCAGGGGGAGGAACGGAGCGACAGCGGCACGCTCCTCCCCGGCCGAGAGGGGATCACGCGCAGAGTCCGGATTGAGCCCGCCGCCCCCGGTGGCGAAGTGCTGGCCACGGTGGGAGGCGAGCCCTGGGTGGTGCGCTCCGGCGACCTGCTGTTGTTGGGCTCCCGGCTCGACCCGAGTTGGACCACGCTCCCGCTGGGGACGGCGTTCGTCCCGTTCCTCGATGCCTTGCTGAGCCGGGCCATTCGCGGCGAATTCCTGCTGCCCGACGCCGTGGCGGGGGTGCCGATTCGGGTCCCCGATCGGGTCACCGCGGTGACCCGGGCGGGGCGGCTGGAGCGGGTCGAAGGGGGCGCCTTCTGGAGCCCGGAAATGGCGGGGGTGTACCACCTGCTCGTCGGCGAGGATACCTTGGGCGCCGTATCGGTCGTCCTCGACCCGCGAGAATCGGATCTCGCGCGGGCCGTCGATGGTTCGGTGCGCTCGCTCTGGGGATCCACCACGGTCAGCGGATTGACCGACGGTCCCTCGCGAGCTTTCGCCGCCGGAGGGCGAGGGGACCTGCGTGGTGCCCTGCTCCTCCTTGCGCTTCTCTGTGTCTGCGCGGAAGTCGGCTTGGCCAGCCGCGCCGGCCAACGGAACTGA